The DNA sequence CGGCGGGCGCGGGCCCCAGCCCCGGATCGCGGAGCTCGAGGTAGTCCACCTCCAGCGCGGGCACCTCGTCGAGGACTGCGCGCGCCGCGTCGAGCGCGGCGGAGGCCCCCTGCGCCGCCGAGTACATGCCGGCCAGCAGAGCCGCCGACAGCGCGCCCGCCTGCTCGCGCTGCACCGGGTCGAGGTAGCGGTTGCGCGAGGACATCGCCAGCCCGTCGGACTCACGCACGATCGGCACGCCCTGAACCTCGACACCCAGGTCGAGGTCGGCGACCATCTGCCTGATCAGCGTCAGCTGCTGGTAGTCCTTCTCGCCGAAATAGGCGCGGTCGGGTCGCACCGTGTTGAACAACTTGAGCACGACGGTCAGTACCCCGGCGAAATGTGTTGGCCGCGAGGCGCCCTCCAACTCGGCACCCAATGGTCCGGGCACCACGGTGGTGCGGGTGCCGTGCGGATACATGTCGTCGGCGGTCGGCGTGAATGCGATCTCCACGCCCTCGGCCCGCAGCGCGTCGAGGTCGTCGTCGAGCGTGCGCGGGTACGCGTCGAGGTCCTCGCCCGCCCCGAACTGCAACGGGTTGACGAAGATCGACACCACGACGACGGCACCCGGCACCCGGCGGGCGGCGCGGATCAGCGTCAGATGTCCGTCGTGCAGGGCGCCCATCGTGGGCACCAGCACGATACGGCGCCCGGTGGCGCGCAGAGCCTTCGTGACGCCTGCGACGTCGCGGGGACGTGCGTAGATGTTGACTTCTCCCGCAGTGAATTTCGGGGTCCTACCGATGTTCATCGCCGTCCTGCTTCCGCCAGGGCCTCGAAGACGTCCTCCGGGCGTGTGCGCTGAGCCGTCCGCAACGAGTTCGTCCGGTAGGCCTCGGACAGATCGGGATCCACCTCGGCCAGCGCTCGCAGATGGCCGGCGACCGCGCCGGCGTCACCGCGCGCGACGGGCCCGGTGAGCGCGGCCTGGCCCCGCCGCAGCGCATTCTCCAGAGAGGCGCGGGCCAGCGGGGCGATGATCCGCTCGGTGAGTCCGCCGGGAGCGTCGCCGACGGCGTCCTGCCCGAGCAGTTCCTGTCCCGACAGCGCGGCGCGTAACGCCTCCACCGCGTCCAGCAGCACCGTCACCACGTGGTTGCTCGAGTGGGCCAGCGCGGCGTGGTACAGGGTGCGGGCGTCCTCCCGGACGCGGAACGGCTCCCCACCGACCTCCAGCACCAGCGACTGGGCGATGGCATAGCCGATCTCGTCGGCCGCGGTGACCCCGAAGCAGGTCCCGCGTAGCCGGTCGACGTCTTCGTCGGTGCCGGCGAACGTCATCGCGGGGTGGATGGCCAGCGTGATGCACCCCTGCTCGGCCAGCGGTGCCAGGACCGCGATGCCGTTGGCCCCGGAGGTGTGCGCCACGATCGTGTTCGGACGGACCGCGCCCGTGGCGGCGAGCCCGGCCACCAGAGCGGGCAACTCGGCGTCGGGAACAGCCAGCACCAGCAGCTCAGCCCGACCGGCGACCTGGTCGACGGGCAGCACAGCGGTGTCCGGCAGCCAGCGTGCGACGCGCCGGCGCGACTCTTCCGACACCGCGCTGCCCGCGACGACGACATGCTCGGCACGTTCGAGAGCCACCCCGAGGGCGGTACCGACGAGGCCTGCCGAGATCACGCCGACCGTGAGCCGGGCAGGGCGGATTCCGCCCCGGTCAGCCGGGTGGGTGCACCCCGCCGGCAGGGGACTGCAGCATCGCAGAGGACCTCGCAGATTTCCTGGGCGTCATCGCTGAACACCAGCGTTCCGGTCCCGCGCTGCGGGTACCGGACGGTCGCCACGAGCCTAGCTCAATCCTCGCGGCGTCTGCGCCGGCCACCTCCCGAGGGCGTGACCTGCAGCCGGGCCATCAGGTCGGCGACGGACTGGCCACCGGTGTGGGCGCCGTCCTGCGGCTCGTCTGCCTCCTGGTCGTCCGCCGACTCCTCGGTGACCGGTTCCGGTTCTGCTGCCTCGCCGCCGGCGTAGTGGCGGCCGCGCGGCCCCTGTCCGGAGTCCTCCTGCGGCTCCGCGGCGCGGCGGCGACCCACATACGCATCCGGCTCGGCCGACTCGGGCTCGGCCGGCTCGGGCTCGGCCGCCCAGTGACTGCCCGGCTCTCCGACAGGCCGCCAGTGCCCCTCGGCCGGGGCCGGCTGCCACTGCTGGGCGGCTGCGGCCGCGGGGCGGTCGGTGCGCGGAGCAGCAGGCTGCGGCAGCCACGGGTACTGCGGCGCGGGCCCGGGCGGAGGCGGGGCCGTCGGGGGGGCGGCCGCCGGTGGCGGGGTGGCCGGAGGCGGTGCGGCCGCCGGGGGTGGCGTTGGTCCCGCAGGGCGGGGCGGGGCCTGCGGGGCCCACTGCGACCGGACGTCCTGATCCGTGCGACGCCGCCGCGAACCGTCGTCGCCTGACCGTCGGTGCGACCCGCGCGGTTCGGTGGCCGCCGGAGGGCGCTCTGATTCCGGCGGATGCGGCTCGGCCGGCACGTCGATGATCGGGCTCTCCTCGGTGTGCGGATCGACCTCCTCGACCTCGGCGTAGCCCTCGTCCGCGGTGTCCTCGGTGTCGATGCGGCTGCTGCTGACCCGGCCGGCGGTGTCGCTGCGGGGCGTCCACGGTCCTGCGTCCGGGCTGCGGTCGGCCTCGATGGCGTGCCGGTGCGACAGGTCGGCGTCGAACAGGAACTCCAGATTGGCCCGCAGTGCGGCCAACTCGGTGCGCAGCGCCGAAACCTCGTCGGACTGCTGGGCACGCAGTTCGGCGACCAACTCACGGCGCAGCTGCGCCTCCACCGACAGCTCGTACTCGCGACGCGCCGAGATCTCCCGGTCCAGCTGCAGGTCGTACACGAGTTTCAGATCACGCACCTTGGCCTGATCACTGTCGCTCTGACGGCGATAGATCACCGAGACGAAGGCGGCGACCACCGCGGCCCACAGCGCGAGAATCACTGCGAGCTTGAGCAGTTCGACCCGGTTGGTGAAAACCAGCGCCGAACTCGCCGCGATGGCCAGCACCAGCAACACTGTCATCAGGATCCAACCGGGCCGGCGGCCGCCGCGCCGGAGCCGGGCGCCGCGGGTCGGATCGGTCATGGGGCGACTGTACCCGCCACAGGTCGTCTCGCGTGTCGACCCGGACGGCGATTCGGCCCGCGCACTGACGGATTCGCTCAGTTCGGCGCCGGATCGGCGTCTTCGGCGGGATCGTCGGGAGAGCGGCAGCAATGCTGCAGCCACAACCCCGCCACGATCAGCGCCAGCGCGCACAGCGCGGCCACCACCGCGCCCGGGGTGTCCTCAGCGGCGACCCGCAGCTCGGACCGCCGCGGCAGCAGGTAGACCACGACGGCCAGCCACCAACCCAGCACGACGCTGCCCATCCACGCCGAGGCCTTGGCGATCACCACCGAGCGGGCCACCGCCAGCGGATGCAGCCGGCCGCCCCCGACGCCGATCTCGCCGTCCCGGATCCGGGCGCGCACCAGGAAGCCCCACCCCCCGATGACGGCAGCCAGCCCCAGCAGCGACACCCCGGTCCACAGCGTCAGCGGTGGGAAGTACCGGTACACCGCCCGCACCAGCAGGTAACCCAGCAGCCCGGTGACGACCACGGCGAGAGTCAGATCGCGCTTGCGGGTCAGCCCCATCAGCGTCCCGTCCGCAGCACATGCCCGGTGCGGCGCACACCGGCCCGCTCCTGCTCGTCGAGCGCATCCAGCAGTTCGGCGACCGGCCTCGGCTCACCCGCGACGCTCAGCGTCGCCGTCGGGTCCACGTCGAGCCAGGGCACCAACACGAACGCGCGGACGTGCGCATACGGGTGCGGCAACGTCAGCTCGGCGTCGGCGCTGATGATCTCGCCGTCCGGCCCGTGACAACTGACCAGGTCGACGTCGAGGGTGCGCGGTCCCCAACGCTGGTCACGGACCCGCTCTGCGGCGTCCTCGAGTTCGTGTGCGCGGCGCAACCAGCCGGAGCCGTCGAGCCCGGGATCCTCGGCGAGCACGACGGCGTTGAGGAACGCGCCCTGCTCGACGCCGCCCCACGCGTCGGTTTCGTAGACCGGCGACACAGCCCCGACCGCGCCGCCCAGACCGTCGAGTACCGACTGCAGACGGGCCAACCGATCACCCAGATTCGACCCGATGGACAACACCACGGCGCTCACGAGGACCTCACCC is a window from the Mycolicibacterium poriferae genome containing:
- the panC gene encoding pantoate--beta-alanine ligase → MNIGRTPKFTAGEVNIYARPRDVAGVTKALRATGRRIVLVPTMGALHDGHLTLIRAARRVPGAVVVVSIFVNPLQFGAGEDLDAYPRTLDDDLDALRAEGVEIAFTPTADDMYPHGTRTTVVPGPLGAELEGASRPTHFAGVLTVVLKLFNTVRPDRAYFGEKDYQQLTLIRQMVADLDLGVEVQGVPIVRESDGLAMSSRNRYLDPVQREQAGALSAALLAGMYSAAQGASAALDAARAVLDEVPALEVDYLELRDPGLGPAPAEGPARLLVAARLGHTRLIDNIAVDVGASAGIDGHPRTASVDSHELPWRN
- a CDS encoding Rossmann-like and DUF2520 domain-containing protein, with protein sequence MPAGCTHPADRGGIRPARLTVGVISAGLVGTALGVALERAEHVVVAGSAVSEESRRRVARWLPDTAVLPVDQVAGRAELLVLAVPDAELPALVAGLAATGAVRPNTIVAHTSGANGIAVLAPLAEQGCITLAIHPAMTFAGTDEDVDRLRGTCFGVTAADEIGYAIAQSLVLEVGGEPFRVREDARTLYHAALAHSSNHVVTVLLDAVEALRAALSGQELLGQDAVGDAPGGLTERIIAPLARASLENALRRGQAALTGPVARGDAGAVAGHLRALAEVDPDLSEAYRTNSLRTAQRTRPEDVFEALAEAGRR
- a CDS encoding DUF6779 domain-containing protein, whose protein sequence is MTDPTRGARLRRGGRRPGWILMTVLLVLAIAASSALVFTNRVELLKLAVILALWAAVVAAFVSVIYRRQSDSDQAKVRDLKLVYDLQLDREISARREYELSVEAQLRRELVAELRAQQSDEVSALRTELAALRANLEFLFDADLSHRHAIEADRSPDAGPWTPRSDTAGRVSSSRIDTEDTADEGYAEVEEVDPHTEESPIIDVPAEPHPPESERPPAATEPRGSHRRSGDDGSRRRRTDQDVRSQWAPQAPPRPAGPTPPPAAAPPPATPPPAAAPPTAPPPPGPAPQYPWLPQPAAPRTDRPAAAAAQQWQPAPAEGHWRPVGEPGSHWAAEPEPAEPESAEPDAYVGRRRAAEPQEDSGQGPRGRHYAGGEAAEPEPVTEESADDQEADEPQDGAHTGGQSVADLMARLQVTPSGGGRRRRRED
- a CDS encoding DUF3180 domain-containing protein is translated as MGLTRKRDLTLAVVVTGLLGYLLVRAVYRYFPPLTLWTGVSLLGLAAVIGGWGFLVRARIRDGEIGVGGGRLHPLAVARSVVIAKASAWMGSVVLGWWLAVVVYLLPRRSELRVAAEDTPGAVVAALCALALIVAGLWLQHCCRSPDDPAEDADPAPN
- the folK gene encoding 2-amino-4-hydroxy-6-hydroxymethyldihydropteridine diphosphokinase, producing MSAVVLSIGSNLGDRLARLQSVLDGLGGAVGAVSPVYETDAWGGVEQGAFLNAVVLAEDPGLDGSGWLRRAHELEDAAERVRDQRWGPRTLDVDLVSCHGPDGEIISADAELTLPHPYAHVRAFVLVPWLDVDPTATLSVAGEPRPVAELLDALDEQERAGVRRTGHVLRTGR